The Panthera uncia isolate 11264 chromosome C1 unlocalized genomic scaffold, Puncia_PCG_1.0 HiC_scaffold_3, whole genome shotgun sequence genome includes a region encoding these proteins:
- the FZD7 gene encoding frizzled-7 yields MRGPGAAASRSPLGLCTLVLALLGALPAGAGAQPYHGEKGISVPDHGFCQPISIPLCTDIAYNQTILPNLLGHTNQEDAGLEVHQFYPLVKVQCSPELRFFLCSMYAPVCTVLDQAIPPCRSLCERARQGCEALMNKFGFQWPERLRCENFPVHGAGEICVGQNTSDGSGGPGGGPTAYPTAPYMPDLPFTALPPGAADGRGRSAFPFSCPRQLKVPPYLGYRFLGERDCGAPCEPGRANGLMYFKEEERRFARLWVGVWSVLCCASTLFTVLTYLVDMRRFSYPERPIIFLSGCYFMVAVAHVAGFLLEDRAVCVERFSEDGYRTVAQGTKKEGCTILFMVLYFFGMASSIWWVILSLTWFLAAGMKWGHEAIEANSQYFHLAAWAVPAVKTITILAMGQVDGDLLSGVCYVGLSSVDALRGFVLAPLFVYLFIGTSFLLAGFVSLFRIRTIMKHDGTKTEKLEKLMVRIGVFSVLYTVPATIVLACYFYEQAFREHWERTWLLQTCKSYAVPCPPGHFPPMSPDFTVFMIKYLMTMIVGITTGFWIWSGKTLQSWRRFYHRLSHSSKGETAV; encoded by the coding sequence ATGCGGGGCCCCGGCGCGGCCGCGTCGCGCTCGCCCCTGGGCCTGTGCACTCTAGTGCTTGCGCTGCTGGGCGCGCTGCCCGCCGGTGCCGGGGCGCAGCCTTACCACGGCGAGAAGGGCATCTCGGTACCGGACCACGGCTTCTGCCAGCCCATCTCCATCCCTCTATGCACGGACATTGCCTACAACCAGACCATCCTGCCCAACCTGCTAGGCCACACGAATCAAGAGGACGCGGGCCTCGAGGTACACCAGTTCTACCCGCTGGTGAAGGTGCAGTGTTCTCCCGAGTTGCGCTTCTTCCTGTGCTCTATGTACGCACCCGTGTGCACGGTGCTTGATCAGGCCATCCCGCCGTGCCGTTCTCTGTGCGAACGTGCCCGCCAGGGCTGCGAAGCGCTCATGAACAAGTTCGGCTTCCAGTGGCCAGAGAGGCTGCGCTGCGAGAACTTCCCGGTGCACGGCGCCGGCGAGATCTGCGTGGGCCAGAACACGTCGGACGGCTCCGGGGGCCCAGGTGGCGGCCCCACAGCCTACCCCACCGCGCCCTACATGCCGGACTTGCCCTTCACCGCGCTGCCCCCGGGGGCCGCTGACGGCAGGGGCCGTTCTGCCTTCCCCTTCTCGTGCCCCCGCCAGCTCAAGGTGCCCCCCTACCTGGGCTACCGCTTCCTGGGCGAGCGCGACTGCGGCGCCCCGTGCGAGCCGGGCCGTGCCAACGGCCTAATGTACTTTAAGGAAGAGGAGAGGCGCTTTGCCCGTCTCTGGGTGGGCGTGTGGTCGGTGCTGTGCTGCGCCTCGACGCTCTTCACCGTGCTCACCTATTTAGTGGACATGAGGCGCTTCAGCTATCCCGAGCGGCCCATCATCTTTCTGTCGGGCTGCTACTTCATGGTGGCCGTGGCGCACGTGGCCGGCTTCCTGCTGGAGGACCGCGCGGTGTGCGTGGAGCGCTTCTCAGAAGACGGCTACCGCACGGTGGCGCAGGGCACCAAGAAGGAGGGTTGCACTATCCTCTTCATGGTGCTGTACTTCTTCGGCATGGCCAGTTCCATCTGGTGGGTCATCCTGTCGCTCACTTGGTTCCTGGCAGCTGGCATGAAGTGGGGCCATGAGGCCATTGAAGCCAACTCTCAGTATTTCCACCTGGCCGCGTGGGCCGTGCCCGCTGTCAAGACCATCACCATCTTGGCCATGGGCCAGGTGGATGGGGACTTGCTCAGTGGGGTTTGCTACGTGGGCCTGTCCAGCGTGGATGCGCTGCGAGGCTTCGTGTTGGCGCCTCTGTTCGTCTACCTCTTCATTGGCACGTCCTTCCTGCTGGCCGGCTTCGTGTCGCTCTTCCGCATCCGCACCATCATGAAGCACGACGGAACCAAGACCGAGAAACTGGAGAAGCTCATGGTGCGCATCGGCGTCTTCAGCGTGCTTTACACTGTGCCGGCGACCATCGTCCTGGCCTGCTACTTTTATGAGCAGGCCTTCCGCGAACACTGGGAGCGCACCTGGCTCCTGCAGACTTGCAAGAGCTACGCGGTGCCCTGCCCGCCTGGCCATTTCCCGCCCATGAGCCCTGACTTCACTGTCTTCATGATCAAGTACCTGATGACCATGATCGTGGGCATCACCACTGGCTTCTGGATCTGGTCCGGCAAGACTCTGCAGTCGTGGCGCCGCTTCTATCACAGACTCAGCCACAGCAGCAAGGGGGAGACTGCGGTATga